Proteins encoded together in one Chitinophaga varians window:
- a CDS encoding DUF6443 domain-containing protein — protein MRERNIFRFSNYFPALLAIVLLSTGGHLYAQQPGGGSLPSATPVNIPAAYTNPTVNYVRTWEPSMPTTDPAVVIAGGRTVAEVKQATQYIDGLGRPLQTVAKGMSASGNDIVTPVIYDAFGREQYKYLPYMHPAADGKFKTAPFNAQQLFYGDPVLNPGAKDEKIYYSQTEFEASPLNRVLKTYAPGNSWATRPVTHQYRFNTVQDSVHIWSIGATGLPANSGNYDAGQLSVSIATDEDGGQAVEYKDKTGLLILRKQRATANAGTAHMGWLCTYYIYDYLNNLRFVIPPLGVEKIIAGASVASVADGLCFQYTYDGRNRMATKKVPGAGWAEMVYDIRDRLVFTRDSNLRAQKQWLVTFYDQQNRQVETALYNRDISREALQAQMNIAGSNASGSYTFPGPVDLVVAYYDNTISTYQATNSVTLESGFDTGDGADADVKIDPSMNGGTVNVVVSNPLPDVFSNGTLTPLTFTFYDSYGFSGVQSPLTSDLSKPTDQGNAYVEPVTISNLANGLVTGTRTRILGTDTWLATTTYYNDKGRVTQVLADNATGGIDVVTTRYNFNGKVVSTYHRHKNRRSGVTPQTTLLTVMLYDDQGRVKAVNKQLNDVTQVRTVARNTYDETGQLVQKEIGIKGNDAPLETQRYEYNLRGWLRSINKDYLNNGAGNAHFGQELSYDYGFTNQAFNGNIAGIRWKGWNDPVQRAYGYTYDSISRLKGAAFSQFTSGNWSNNDVDFTVKNIRYDANGNLLSMYHRGLVNNASADVDKLAYRYNANSNQLQSVYDTVRVKTGLGDFTDSQADGIDYNYDGAGNLVKDENKQIASITYNHLNLPELISITGKGNIRFMYDATGNKIRKTVTDNTGGVAKVTTTDYLGGLVYENDSLRFVSHEEGRIRPVYQTTGTPAFVYDYFAKDHLGNTRLVLTDSSNLSIYTATMETPSAAKENLLFSNIDNTRSNKPVGYPADESAGKNESVAKLTATGTGKKIGPSLVLRVMAGDTIQVSSKAFYKSNGPANKNNPVVPAENMVADLIAAFGGTTSADATHGNAASAGNTPFNANFYNQDYRQLKEKEPDQQPGKPKAYLNYVLFDDKFKMVEENSGVKQVKAEPDQLQTLSQDKMVIKKSGFLYVYTSNESPQEVFFDNLVVAHSGGPVIEETHYYPFGLTMAGISSNVLAGSRYPENRLKYNGKELENKEFSDGGGLEWYDYGARMYDAQIGRWHVDDPLSEVNRRWSTYNYAYNNPVRFIDPDGMEPEDISEVDVAAIRRQENFIKEMKASFYYYVLHIGDPPSENNSSEQPSSSSGRQVKISDLPKAQNMGAFLSGTINYLQDGDMITGSELLGFINPRKDVEGERQAFNILSNITNILVKKEDNSSVELIINTINGKNVEDKVKTGAGNLEITIHSGKSRIVMEKREDGGVGIKLQKVGVSRGWLTLSTSILPAAVIKNDAFNLSFLVKNKHLRMPANLKSN, from the coding sequence ATGAGAGAAAGAAATATATTCCGCTTTAGCAACTATTTTCCGGCTTTGCTGGCCATTGTTTTGTTATCAACAGGGGGACATCTCTATGCACAACAACCTGGCGGAGGCTCTCTTCCTTCGGCCACGCCGGTGAATATACCCGCTGCCTATACGAATCCGACCGTCAATTATGTAAGGACCTGGGAGCCCTCTATGCCAACAACAGATCCGGCGGTGGTGATTGCCGGTGGGCGCACTGTTGCTGAGGTAAAGCAGGCGACACAGTATATTGACGGCCTGGGTAGACCATTGCAGACAGTGGCAAAAGGAATGAGCGCTTCGGGCAATGATATTGTGACGCCGGTGATATATGATGCTTTCGGGCGCGAGCAGTATAAGTATCTGCCTTATATGCATCCGGCTGCCGACGGAAAATTTAAAACAGCTCCTTTTAATGCTCAACAGTTGTTTTATGGAGATCCTGTTTTAAATCCCGGAGCGAAGGACGAAAAGATATATTACAGCCAAACAGAATTTGAGGCTTCCCCTTTAAATAGGGTATTGAAGACTTACGCTCCTGGCAATAGCTGGGCTACCCGTCCAGTGACGCACCAATACCGGTTTAATACGGTACAGGATTCGGTGCATATCTGGAGTATTGGTGCGACTGGATTGCCGGCAAATTCCGGAAATTACGACGCCGGACAATTATCGGTAAGTATTGCTACAGATGAAGATGGTGGCCAGGCTGTGGAATACAAAGACAAAACGGGGCTGCTGATATTGAGGAAACAACGTGCGACTGCCAATGCAGGTACAGCGCATATGGGCTGGTTATGCACTTACTATATTTATGATTATCTGAATAACCTTCGTTTCGTTATACCGCCATTGGGTGTTGAAAAGATCATTGCGGGTGCAAGCGTGGCTTCTGTGGCAGACGGGCTGTGTTTTCAATATACCTACGACGGCAGGAACCGGATGGCTACCAAAAAAGTACCTGGTGCCGGCTGGGCGGAGATGGTATATGACATCCGTGACCGCCTGGTGTTCACCAGAGACTCCAACCTCCGGGCGCAAAAACAATGGCTGGTCACTTTTTATGACCAGCAAAACCGGCAGGTAGAGACTGCGTTGTATAACAGGGATATATCCCGTGAAGCCTTACAGGCACAGATGAATATAGCTGGTAGCAATGCTTCCGGCAGTTATACATTTCCCGGCCCCGTCGACCTGGTAGTTGCCTATTATGATAATACGATTAGTACCTACCAGGCAACCAACTCAGTGACGCTGGAAAGTGGATTTGATACCGGGGATGGCGCTGATGCAGATGTTAAAATTGATCCGTCTATGAATGGCGGGACTGTTAATGTGGTGGTAAGTAATCCGCTGCCTGATGTATTCAGCAATGGTACATTGACGCCCTTGACGTTTACTTTTTACGATAGTTATGGTTTTTCAGGTGTACAAAGCCCGTTGACCAGCGATCTCAGTAAACCTACCGATCAGGGTAATGCATACGTTGAGCCGGTAACGATCAGTAACCTCGCTAATGGGTTGGTGACGGGAACGCGCACACGTATATTAGGGACAGACACCTGGCTGGCAACGACCACCTATTATAACGATAAGGGGCGGGTAACCCAGGTATTGGCAGATAATGCTACCGGTGGTATAGATGTAGTCACTACCCGTTATAATTTTAATGGTAAAGTTGTTAGTACTTACCATCGTCATAAAAACAGGCGGAGCGGTGTTACTCCGCAAACTACCCTGCTGACCGTAATGTTGTATGATGACCAGGGACGTGTGAAAGCAGTTAATAAACAACTGAATGATGTTACGCAGGTACGCACGGTAGCGCGTAATACTTATGATGAGACTGGTCAGCTTGTACAAAAAGAAATAGGCATTAAGGGTAATGATGCACCACTGGAAACGCAGCGCTACGAATATAATCTTCGGGGGTGGCTGCGCAGTATTAACAAAGACTATCTGAATAATGGCGCCGGTAACGCGCATTTCGGCCAGGAGCTGAGCTACGATTATGGATTTACTAACCAGGCATTCAATGGTAATATTGCAGGTATACGCTGGAAAGGATGGAACGATCCGGTGCAACGGGCGTATGGATATACTTATGATTCAATAAGCCGCCTGAAGGGGGCTGCTTTCTCTCAGTTTACTTCCGGCAATTGGTCGAATAATGACGTTGATTTCACGGTTAAAAACATCAGGTATGATGCTAATGGTAACCTGTTGAGCATGTACCATCGGGGATTAGTCAATAATGCTTCCGCTGATGTGGATAAGTTAGCCTATCGTTACAATGCCAATAGCAATCAGCTGCAATCCGTGTATGATACCGTACGGGTGAAAACCGGCCTGGGTGACTTTACCGACAGTCAGGCTGATGGCATCGACTATAACTACGATGGTGCAGGTAACCTTGTTAAAGATGAGAATAAACAGATCGCGTCTATTACCTATAACCACCTCAATTTACCTGAGTTGATTAGTATTACCGGTAAAGGAAATATCCGCTTCATGTATGACGCCACGGGTAACAAAATCCGTAAGACCGTAACAGACAATACAGGTGGTGTTGCAAAAGTAACCACTACAGATTATCTGGGAGGTTTGGTATATGAGAACGATAGCCTCCGCTTTGTATCACATGAAGAAGGACGGATCAGGCCTGTCTATCAAACCACGGGAACGCCAGCTTTTGTATACGATTATTTTGCAAAGGATCATTTAGGGAATACGCGGTTAGTACTGACGGATTCATCGAATTTGTCGATCTATACGGCTACGATGGAGACCCCCAGTGCTGCTAAGGAGAACCTGTTGTTCAGCAACATTGATAATACCAGAAGTAATAAGCCGGTGGGATATCCGGCAGATGAAAGCGCCGGTAAAAATGAATCTGTAGCGAAATTAACCGCAACAGGAACTGGTAAGAAGATAGGGCCGTCTCTGGTGTTAAGGGTTATGGCGGGGGATACCATTCAGGTAAGCAGTAAGGCGTTCTATAAATCCAATGGTCCGGCTAACAAAAATAATCCGGTTGTTCCGGCGGAAAATATGGTGGCAGATCTGATTGCGGCATTTGGAGGAACTACTTCTGCTGATGCAACGCACGGTAATGCTGCGTCTGCTGGCAATACACCATTCAATGCTAATTTTTACAATCAGGATTACCGCCAACTGAAGGAAAAAGAACCGGATCAGCAACCAGGAAAGCCGAAGGCATACCTCAATTATGTACTGTTTGACGACAAATTCAAAATGGTGGAGGAAAATAGCGGTGTGAAGCAGGTGAAAGCTGAACCGGACCAGCTGCAAACCCTCTCCCAGGACAAGATGGTCATTAAAAAGAGCGGATTTTTGTATGTTTATACCAGCAATGAAAGTCCGCAGGAAGTATTCTTTGATAACTTAGTAGTGGCGCATAGTGGCGGGCCGGTGATTGAGGAAACGCATTATTATCCCTTTGGGTTGACGATGGCGGGGATAAGCTCTAATGTATTGGCTGGTTCGCGTTATCCGGAAAATAGATTGAAGTATAACGGTAAAGAATTGGAGAATAAAGAATTTAGCGATGGCGGTGGTTTAGAATGGTATGATTATGGAGCGAGGATGTATGATGCCCAGATAGGGAGATGGCATGTTGATGACCCTCTGTCAGAAGTTAATAGGAGATGGTCAACTTACAACTATGCATACAATAACCCGGTTAGATTTATCGATCCAGATGGAATGGAGCCGGAAGACATTTCAGAAGTTGATGTCGCTGCAATTAGGAGGCAAGAAAACTTTATAAAGGAGATGAAGGCCTCTTTTTATTATTATGTTCTTCATATCGGTGATCCTCCTTCCGAAAATAATAGTAGCGAACAACCTTCTTCAAGCTCAGGGAGACAAGTTAAGATTTCCGATCTTCCTAAGGCGCAGAATATGGGAGCGTTTTTGAGTGGAACAATAAATTACTTGCAGGATGGAGACATGATTACAGGAAGTGAGTTGCTTGGATTTATTAATCCTCGTAAAGATGTGGAAGGAGAGCGACAAGCTTTTAACATTTTATCAAATATTACGAATATACTTGTTAAAAAGGAGGATAACTCCAGTGTTGAGTTGATAATTAATACAATTAATGGTAAAAATGTTGAGGATAAAGTAAAGACTGGTGCTGGAAATTTAGAAATCACTATTCACTCTGGAAAATCTAGAATCGTGATGGAGAAAAGAGAAGATGGGGGCGTTGGTATTAAATTGCAGAAGGTTGGTGTTAGCAGAGGTTGGCTCACTTTGTCTACTAGTATCTTGCCTGCAGCCGTAATTAAAAATGATGCATTTAATCTTTCGTTCTTGGTTAAGAATAAGCATTTAAGAATGCCTGCAAATTTAAAATCAAATTAA
- the argH gene encoding argininosuccinate lyase, with translation MKLWQKDKASLDAVEKFTVGKDREMDAFLAPFDVLGSMAHITMLQSIGLLEADELTVLKQELKKIYQDIQDGNFVLEDGVEDIHSQVELLLTRRLGEVGKKIHSGRSRNDQVLVDLKLFLRHELQTMVSSVKALFDLLQQKSEAYKDHLIPGYTHLQIAMPSSFGLWFGAYAESLVDDLTMLQGAYKVVNKNPLGSAAGYGSSFPLDREMTTRLLGFDALNYNVVYAQMGRGKTEKIVAFALAGIAATIAKMAMDACLFMNQNFGFISFPDELTTGSSIMPHKKNPDVWELIRSHGNKLQALPNEIAMMITNLPSGYHRDLQLLKENLFPAFQTLRDCIDMSRLMLENIRIKENILDDEKYQYLFSVEVVNNLVLQGTPFREAYKQVGMDIEHGTFAPSKEVKHTHAGSIGNLCTAEIAAQMDSVIKGFPFNAVEKAIEQLLVS, from the coding sequence ATGAAACTGTGGCAAAAAGACAAGGCATCGCTGGATGCCGTAGAGAAATTCACTGTCGGCAAAGACCGTGAAATGGATGCTTTCCTGGCGCCGTTCGATGTGCTGGGCTCTATGGCGCACATCACCATGCTGCAAAGCATCGGGCTGCTGGAAGCTGATGAGCTGACCGTCCTGAAGCAGGAGCTGAAAAAGATATACCAGGATATCCAGGATGGCAACTTTGTGCTGGAAGATGGGGTGGAAGATATTCATTCACAGGTAGAATTATTGCTGACACGTCGTTTGGGCGAAGTCGGTAAAAAGATACACAGCGGCCGTTCCCGTAACGACCAGGTGCTGGTGGACCTGAAGCTGTTTCTCCGTCACGAGTTGCAGACGATGGTGTCTTCCGTAAAAGCCCTGTTTGACCTGCTGCAACAGAAAAGTGAAGCATATAAAGATCATCTCATCCCCGGATATACCCACCTGCAAATCGCCATGCCTTCCTCTTTCGGGCTGTGGTTTGGCGCGTATGCAGAAAGTCTGGTCGATGACCTCACCATGCTGCAGGGCGCTTACAAAGTGGTGAACAAAAACCCGCTCGGCTCTGCTGCCGGTTACGGTTCTTCGTTCCCCCTTGACCGTGAGATGACCACCCGTTTGCTTGGATTTGATGCGCTTAATTACAACGTGGTATACGCCCAGATGGGCCGCGGTAAAACGGAAAAGATAGTCGCCTTTGCGCTGGCCGGCATCGCCGCCACCATCGCTAAAATGGCCATGGACGCGTGTTTGTTCATGAACCAGAATTTCGGCTTTATCAGTTTCCCGGATGAACTGACCACCGGTTCCAGTATCATGCCGCACAAAAAGAACCCCGATGTATGGGAACTGATCCGCTCTCATGGTAATAAGTTGCAGGCGTTGCCCAATGAAATCGCCATGATGATCACTAACCTGCCTTCCGGCTACCACCGAGATCTGCAGCTGCTGAAGGAGAACCTGTTCCCCGCTTTCCAGACGCTGCGCGACTGCATCGATATGAGCCGCCTCATGCTGGAAAATATCCGCATCAAAGAGAACATCCTCGATGATGAAAAATACCAGTACCTCTTCAGCGTGGAAGTGGTGAACAACCTGGTGCTGCAAGGCACACCGTTCCGCGAAGCGTACAAGCAAGTCGGCATGGACATCGAGCATGGAACTTTTGCACCTTCCAAAGAAGTGAAACATACCCATGCCGGTAGCATCGGCAACCTGTGCACAGCGGAGATTGCAGCACAGATGGACAGCGTGATCAAAGGGTTTCCTTTTAACGCGGTGGAGAAGGCGATAGAGCAGTTGCTGGTGAGTTAA